The proteins below are encoded in one region of Apium graveolens cultivar Ventura chromosome 4, ASM990537v1, whole genome shotgun sequence:
- the LOC141717470 gene encoding small ribosomal subunit protein eS12-like, giving the protein MSGEDVVVPTEVPAPAAAAPGLAEPMDIMTGLQLVLKKSLAHGGLARGLHEGAKVIEKHAAQLCVLAEDCNQPDYVKLVKALCADNNVSLVTVPSAKTLGEWAGLCKIDSEGNARKVVGCSCVVVKDYGEESEGLDVVRAHVKA; this is encoded by the exons ATGTCTGG GGAAGATGTGGTTGTACCAACTGAAGTACCGGCACCTGCTGCAGCAGCTCCAGGTCTAGCTGAACCTATGGACATCATGACGGGTTTGCAGCTTGTGCTTAAGAAGTCGCTTGCCCATGGAGGACTTGCCCGAGGTCTCCATGAAGGTGCAAAGGTGATTGAGAAACATGCTGCCCAGCTATGTGTATTGGCTGAGGACTGCAACCAGCCTGACTATGTCAAATTGGTCAAGGCACTTTGTGCTGACAACAATGTTAGCTTGGTGACTGTCCCAAGTGCAAAGACTCTTGGTGAATGGGCTGGT TTGTGCAAGATTGATTCAGAAGGCAATGCCCGCAAGGTGGTTGGCTGCTCATGCGTTGTTGTAAAG GATTATGGAGAGGAAAGTGAAGGTCTAGATGTTGTTCGTGCTCATGTGAAGGCCTAG
- the LOC141716601 gene encoding subtilisin-like protease SBT1.7, with the protein MEGFIKSQFLLPLVLFVSMVVVSSASEDYRTYIIHMDKSLMPAPFSTHHSWYMSMLSSLGDDGVSPTHLYTYTHVMNGFSAVLSKSHVEQLHQMPGHLATFNESFGHRHTTHTPKFLGLKKHVGLWPTSGFGDDMIIGIIDTGIWPESRSFNDHDMPPVPSRWRGACETGVDFNSTNCNNKLIGARSFSKGMKQVLNISKTDDYDSPRDFMGHGTHTSSIAAGNRVPFADYFGYAKGTASGIAPKARLAMYKVLFAYGSYDAAASDTLAGMDQAIEDGVDLMSLSLGFIDTPFYENPIAVGAFAAMEKGIFVACSAGNGGPHAYTILNGAPWITAIGAGTVDREFTADVTLGEGTVQVTGKSVYPEDLLVSRVPIYFGHGNRSKEICDSYSLDPKDVEGKYIFCDSSNETSVFQQSFEMYRTGAAGAIYSSDSGQFLTPQDFNMPFVTIIPKFGDLVKDYLIRTDDPTVSIKFKGTKLGIKPAPQVADFSSRGPDTRSPWILKPDILAPGVDILAGWAPNRKSAAIDDDYLLTDYTLLSGTSMSSPHVIGIAALLKATHRDWSSAAIRSAMMTTADIFDNSNGPILDMSTEIATPLDYGAGHVNPNKAMNPGLIYDIKPEDYISYLCAMNYTKDEIMLITRRSDFSCENSSLDLNYPSFIVILNNTNTSSITFKRVLTNAEDSSAYYRAVVHTPSRGMTVVVQPSTISFSGKYSTAEFNMTVTIDISLNPESDYIGNYGYLSWNEINGEHVVRSPIVSAIASARNP; encoded by the coding sequence ATGGAAGGATTCATCAAGTCACAGTTTCTGCTTCCTTTAGTACTCTTTGTTTCAATGGTAGTCGTATCTTCTGCTTCAGAAGATTATCGAACCTACATCATCCACATGGACAAATCATTGATGCCAGCACCATTTTCAACTCATCATAGCTGGTATATGTCAATGCTCTCCTCCCTCGGAGATGATGGTGTTTCTCCTACGCATCTGTATACCTACACTCATGTCATGAATGGTTTCAGTGCGGTTCTGTCCAAGAGCCATGTGGAACAACTGCATCAGATGCCTGGTCATCTTGCTACATTTAACGAATCATTTGGACATCGCCACACAACTCACACCCCAAAATTTTTAGGCCTAAAGAAACATGTTGGACTGTGGCCAACTTCTGGATTTGGTGATGATATGATTATAGGCATAATTGACACTGGAATATGGCCAGAAAGCAGAAGCTTCAATGATCATGATATGCCACCAGTTCCTTCTCGCTGGCGTGGTGCTTGTGAAACTGGTGTTGATTTCAATTCAACAAACTGTAACAATAAACTAATTGGGGCGCGTTCTTTTAGTAAAGGGATGAAGCAGGTACTGAACATATCAAAAACTGATGACTATGATTCTCCGAGGGATTTTATGGGCCATGGGACACATACATCATCCATTGCAGCTGGAAACCGCGTGCCATTTGCTGATTACTTTGGTTATGCAAAAGGAACAGCCAGTGGCATTGCCCCGAAGGCTAGGCTGGCCATGTACAAAGTGTTGTTTGCCTACGGCTCATATGATGCAGCTGCAAGTGACACATTGGCTGGGATGGATCAAGCCATCGAAGATGGTGTAGATCTTATGTCCTTGTCTTTAGGTTTCATAGACACACCCTTTTATGAAAACCCAATTGCAGTAGGAGCTTTTGCAGCAATGGAGAAAGGAATTTTTGTAGCATGCTCTGCAGGAAATGGAGGTCCTCATGCTTACACTATCCTCAACGGAGCTCCGTGGATCACAGCTATTGGTGCTGGGACTGTAGACAGAGAATTCACAGCAGATGTAACACTTGGTGAGGGGACTGTCCAAGTCACTGGAAAATCAGTATATCCTGAAGATCTGTTGGTGTCCAGGGTCCCTATTTATTTTGGACATGGGAATAGAAGTAAGGAAATATGTGATTCTTATTCTTTAGACCCCAAAGATGTAGAGGGAAAATACATCTTCTGTGATTCTAGCAATGAGACTAGTGTGTTTCAACAGTCATTTGAGATGTATAGGACTGGAGCTGCTGGTGCTATCTACAGCTCAGATTCTGGGCAATTTTTAACACCCCAGGATTTCAATATGCCATTTGTGACCATAATCCCGAAATTTGGAGACCTGGTTAAGGACTACTTAATCAGAACAGATGATCCAACAGTAAGCATCAAGTTCAAAGGAACTAAATTGGGAATCAAGCCAGCTCCTCAGGTTGCAGATTTTTCATCGCGAGGGCCTGACACAAGGTCTCCTTGGATCCTAAAGCCTGATATATTGGCACCAGGAGTCGATATCTTGGCTGGATGGGCACCAAACAGAAAATCTGCAGCAATTGACGATGATTATTTGCTCACGGATTATACACTTTTGTCAGGTACATCCATGTCCTCACCTCATGTTATAGGAATTGCTGCATTACTAAAAGCCACACACCGTGACTGGAGCTCAGCTGCTATTAGATCTGCAATGATGACAACAGCTGACATTTTCGACAACAGCAATGGTCCAATTCTAGATATGTCAACCGAAATTGCTACTCCTCTTGACTATGGTGCAGGGCATGTTAATCCTAACAAAGCCATGAACCCTGGACTCATCTATGATATCAAACCAGAAGACTACATCAGTTACCTTTGTGCCATGAACTACACAAAAGACGAGATCATGCTTATCACACGAAGATCTGATTTTTCATGTGAAAACTCAAGTCTTGATCTTAACTATCCTTCTTTTATAGTCATCCTCAACAACACTAATACTTCCAGTATCACCTTTAAAAGGGTGTTAACTAATGCAGAAGATTCAAGTGCTTATTACCGCGCTGTCGTACACACTCCATCTAGAGGAATGACTGTGGTTGTGCAGCCATCAACAATCTCATTCTCGGGAAAGTACAGTACTGCAGAGTTCAACATGACAGTCACCATTGATATCAGTCTAAATCCTGAGAGTGATTACATTGGCAACTATGGATATTTGAGCTGGAATGAGATCAATGGAGAACATGTTGTCAGAAGTCCTATTGTTTCCGCAATAGCATCAGCACGAAACCCGTAA
- the LOC141717471 gene encoding uncharacterized protein LOC141717471: MSRRGGSASWVRTCLVVFATVSALCVCGPALYSKFKKDSLSFKGVTSGSACPVCDCHCPPPLSLLKIAPGLVNLSVPDCGKNDPELNEEMQKQFVDLLTEELKLQELVGEENMHHMNITFGEARRLASQYQKEAEKCNTATETCEQARERSQVLLTKEKKVTSMWEKRARQLGWE, encoded by the exons ATGTCTCGCCGTGGTGGTTCAGCTAGTTGGGTAAGGACGTGTTTGGTTGTTTTTGCTACTGTTTCTGCTTTGTGTGTTTGTGGGCCTGCCCTTTACTCCAAATTCAAGAAAGATAGTCTTTCTTTTAAAGGAGTTACTTCTGGTTCTGCTTGTCCTGTTTGTGATTGTCATTGCCCTCCTCCTCTTTCTCTCCTCAAGATTGCTCCTg GTCTGGTCAATCTATCTGTTCCAG ATTGTGGGAAGAATGATCCTGAACTGAATGAAGAGATGCAGAAACAGTTTGTTGACCTTCTAACTGAGGAGTTGAAGCTACAAGAGCTTGTTGGTGAGGAGAACATGCACCACATGAATATTACATTTGGAGAGGCACGGAGGCTGGCTTCACAGTATCAAAAGGAAGCTGAGAAGTGCAACACTGCCACAGAAACCTGCGAGCAGGCCAGGGAGCGGTCACAGGTACTGCTAACAAAAGAGAAGAAGGTGACTTCTATGTGGGAAAAGCGAGCGCGTCAACTTGGATGGGAATGA
- the LOC141718169 gene encoding uncharacterized protein LOC141718169: MRPHVFNCIMTGLCTQDIYWNQKADAIGLLGLLPQQKITAALRMLAYGAAADQCAEIYRMGESTILECMKKICQQVAGLFGEEYLRAPTPADLRRLLARGKQRGFPCMIGSIDCMHWEWKNCPSGWGGAYSGRKGRPTIILEAVASYDTWVWHAFFGVPGAQNDINVLGQSPMFDKVIAGNSPTVVFQVNGKRYNNVYYLADGIYPRYSTFVQTISNPATQSQKLFAKKQEAYRRDVERCFGILQSQWAILRHGARMHRRSTLRIIMMTCIILHNMIVEDEFVEDEFVEYVEEDLMNPSASQVYDGPVDCNGVRISFAPVQRHGRNQQAFWDRIENLESAYIHTMLQNDLVEHNWAIEANQ, translated from the coding sequence ATGCGTCCTCATGTTTTCAATTGCATCATGACAGGTCTTTGCACTCAAGATATCTACTGGAATCAAAAAGCAGATGCAATTGGATTATTGGGATTGCTACCTCAACAAAAAATAACTGCTGCATTACGAATGTTAGCTTACGGTGCAGCAGCTGACCAATGTGCTGAAATATATAGAATGGGAGAATCAACTATACTGGAGTGCATGAAAAAAATTTGTCAGCAAGTGGCAGGACTCTTTGGTGAAGAGTACCTTCGTGCTCCAACACCTGCAGATTTAAGAAGGCTTCTAGCTAGGGGCAAACAAAGGGGATTTCCATGTATGATTGGAAGTATCGATTGTATGCATTGGGAGTGGAAGAATTGTCCAAGCGGATGGGGTGGGGCTTATAGTGGCCGAAAAGGACGCCCTACTATCATTCTAGAGGCAGTCGCTTCCTATGACACTTGGGTGTGGCACGCTTTTTTCGGTGTGCCTGGAGCTCAAAATGATATTAACGTTCTAGGTCAGTCTCCCATGTTTGATAAAGTCATCGCAGGAAATAGCCCAACAGTGGTATTTCAAGTCAATGGTAAAAGATACAACAATGTTTATTATCTTGCTGATGGGATTTATCCTAGGTATTCAACATTTGTACAAACCATATCAAATCCTGCTACACAATCACAAAAGTTGTTTGCTAAGAAACAGGAGGCATATCGCAGAGATGTAGAGAGGTGTTTTGGTATCTTGCAATCTCAATGGGCTATTCTTCGTCACGGTGCTCGGATGCATAGGCGTTCCACACTTAGAATTATCATGATGACTTGCATCATATTGCATAACATGATAGTTGAGGATGAATTTGTGGAAGATGAATTCGTAGAGTATGTTGAAGAAGATCTAATGAATCCATCAGCATCACAAGTTTATGATGGACCGGTAGATTGTAATGGAGTTCGAATTTCTTTTGCACCAGTAcaaagacatggaagaaatcaACAAGCATTTTGGGATCGTATTGAGAACTTGGAATCAGCTTACATTCATACAATGCTTCAAAATGATTTGGTGGAGCACAACTGGGCAATAGAAGCCAATCAATAG
- the LOC141718170 gene encoding ARS-binding protein 1-like translates to MASHLKGVTKSTMTDEARKALCEYKRENSSCTQKDLQLWLENKFHLKVSQGTISNTLKRSADYLAANYLEKRKDIKRHKPAKYPDMEKVLYEWFLQYQDRVNMTGELILEKAKETMKILYPQQDQEHTFSPNNKED, encoded by the coding sequence ATGGCTTCTCATCTAAAAGGTGTCACAAAATCAACAATGACGGATGAAGCAAGAAAAGCATTATGTGAATATAAAAGAGAAAATTCATCATGCACTCAAAAAGATCTCCAGTTGTGGCTCGAGAATAAGTTTCATCTAAAAGTTAGTCAAGGTACAATATCAAATACACTGAAAAGGTCAGCAGACTATCTTGCAGCTAATTACTTGGAGAAAAGAAAAGATATTAAGCGACATAAACCAGCAAAATATCCAGATATGGAGAAGGTTCTCTATGAATGGTTTCTCCAGTACCAAGATCGTGTTAATATGACAGGAGAGCTAATTTTAGAGAAGGCAAAAGAGACCATGAAAATTTTATACCCTCAACAAGATCAGGAGCACACTTTTTCTCCCAACAATAAGGAAGATTAG